One part of the Gossypium raimondii isolate GPD5lz chromosome 1, ASM2569854v1, whole genome shotgun sequence genome encodes these proteins:
- the LOC105787005 gene encoding uncharacterized protein LOC105787005, producing the protein MAYHPRMNEQAELANKEIKGILEKVVCPYRRDWSKKLDDALWAHRTAYKTPLEMYHYRLVFGKACHLPLELEHKAYWAFQQLNLDLKLAKEKRMLQLNELEEFQMFSYENVKLYKERLKKWHDKHIRV; encoded by the coding sequence ATGGCTTACCATCCACGGATGAATGAGCAAGCTGAATTGGcgaacaaagaaataaaaggtatacttgagaaggtagtttgtCCATAtcgacgagattggtccaaaaaacttgatgatgctttatgggcccACAGGACAGCATACAAAACACCATTAGAGATGTATCATTATCggttggtttttgggaaagcctgtcatttgcccttggagttagaacatAAAGCATACTGGGCTTTCCAACAGCTTAACTTGGAtcttaagcttgctaaagagaaacGAATGCTTCAACTTAATGAGTTGGAAGAATTCCAAATGTTCTCATatgaaaatgtcaaattatACAAGGAGAGGTTGAAaaaatggcatgacaagcacattcgagtttGA
- the LOC128033178 gene encoding uncharacterized protein LOC128033178 — protein MDFVSGLPPTSTKKDSIWVIVDRLTKSAHFILIRTDYSLQKLAKLWQDYLPLAEFSYNNSYQSSIQMAPYEVLYGCRCRTLSYWTELGERCVLGPELVSDTKDKVRLIRDLFKAASDRQKSGADMKRREIEYSMEDSFFSRSRHGRRRYRSDPTHIVPVKEIEVRPDLTFEEEPVQILEHDVKVLRRKSISLVKILWRNHSSEEATWEFEDAMRQ, from the exons atggacttcgttagtgggttacccCCCACatctactaagaaggattctatttgggtcatcgtggatcgattgacaaAGTCTGCCCACTTCATACTGATTCGTACTGACTACTCTCTGCAGAAGCTGGCTAAACT TTGGCAGGATTATTTACCGCTAGCAGAGTTTTCTTATAACAACAGCTATCAGTCTAGCAtccaaatggcaccttacgaggttTTATATGGTTGTAGGTGTCGCACTCTTTCatattggactgagttgggtgagcgGTGTGTTCTGGGCCCTGAACTAGTTTCTGATACCAAGGATAAAGTTAGACTGATTCGGGACCTATTCAAAGCGGCATCTGATAGGCAGAAGTCTGGCGCCGATATGAAGCGTcgagagattgagtattctATGGAGGATTCATTTTTCTCAAGGTCTCGCCATGGAAGAAG GCGCTACCGCTCTGATCCCACGCATATTGTTCCTGTtaaggagatcgaggttaggccagatctaACCTTTGAGGAGGAGCCAGTTCAAATTTTGGAGCATGATGTAAAGGTTCTAAGAAGGAAATCCATCTCGCTGGTCAAGATTCTTTGGCGTAATCATAGCTCtgaggaggccacgtgggaATTTGAGGATGCGATGCGACAGTAG